One window from the genome of Microcoleus sp. AS-A8 encodes:
- a CDS encoding WecB/TagA/CpsF family glycosyltransferase produces the protein MMDSQLDTLQKPGPITTDKVRILNVDIDNVTELEVLKQLDRGVVFTPNVDHLLLLENDSEFLSIYDTADYKLCDSKILYYVSRFLGTPIKEKISGSDFFPSFCNYHKENETIKVFLLGAKEGVASQAQENLNTKLGREIVVGAHSPSFGFEKNEEECQEIIEEINKSGATVLAIGVGAPKQEKWINKYKEQLPNIKIFLAIGATIDFEAGNKKRAPKWVTEIGLEWLHRLVSEPKRLWKRYLIGGPIFCWLIFKQKLHLKSVNSRRVLQSIPDL, from the coding sequence ATGATGGATAGTCAATTAGATACTCTTCAAAAGCCAGGTCCGATCACAACGGACAAAGTCAGGATATTGAATGTAGACATTGATAATGTCACAGAGTTAGAGGTTCTAAAGCAGTTAGACCGGGGCGTGGTGTTCACCCCGAATGTTGATCACCTACTTTTGCTAGAAAACGACTCAGAGTTTTTGAGTATTTACGATACGGCTGACTATAAATTGTGTGATAGCAAAATTCTCTATTATGTCTCTCGATTTTTGGGGACACCCATAAAAGAGAAAATTTCTGGCTCTGATTTTTTCCCTTCTTTTTGTAACTATCACAAAGAGAATGAAACGATTAAAGTCTTCCTTTTAGGAGCCAAAGAAGGAGTGGCGAGCCAGGCTCAAGAAAATTTGAATACTAAATTAGGTAGAGAAATTGTGGTTGGGGCGCATTCCCCCTCTTTCGGATTTGAAAAGAATGAAGAAGAATGCCAAGAAATTATTGAAGAAATTAACAAATCCGGCGCAACAGTTTTAGCTATAGGGGTAGGTGCGCCCAAACAAGAAAAGTGGATAAATAAGTATAAAGAGCAGTTGCCCAATATTAAGATATTTTTGGCGATCGGAGCAACGATTGATTTTGAGGCGGGTAATAAAAAACGTGCTCCCAAGTGGGTAACTGAGATTGGTTTGGAATGGTTACATCGGTTGGTGTCTGAGCCTAAACGGTTATGGAAGAGGTACTTGATTGGGGGACCGATCTTCTGCTGGTTGATTTTCAAGCAGAAGCTCCATCTCAAGAGCGTTAACAGTCGTCGTGTACTACAGTCAATCCCTGATTTGTAA